TGtgaaattagatccacaaaaGTGCGAACGATTGAAACATTGATTTGTTGATGAATTTGACCAATTTCTACAGCTATCATGCCAACGATGCTCTCAATTAtgtttacctaccttcccgcTAGACGattctaaaaaaaactttacagAAATACTAAACGCAaagcttgtttgtttgattttgtttttttttattatttcttttgcATTCGTCCGTTGTCCGTTGCACGGAgcatttgcaaaaaacaaTAGTAGTTGATTTATACATGAATACATACGGCATAGTTTCTATtgattgttgtgtgtttgtgtttgtgtgtttgtcctGCCTTGCGTGCGCTAAAATACGTCGAAACGAAATGGCGCGACCCACAACCCGCTCCCCCAACAGGACAGGAACCGCTCTTTGCTTCGGCCAGTCACAGAATGCTGCCCACTGATTGACGATTGCACTACCTTGAATACATTAAATCGTGACTAAAATCTTGCCCCCCCCTGCTTCGAAGGGCGTTTTGAgtgataaaattaaaacaaaactaaacaaaaacctATAACACAGTAACGCTAACACATGGAGGCTGGGCGCTGGGCTAGTGGAGAGGCACGTTCGCCTTGTCCGTAGTGAGCCCAtgacaaaaaatgcacatGAAAGTACCTGCATGCACCGTTCTTTAAATAAAATCTATATCGTTCCGCTTGCAAATTGACGTATGCGCTTTAAAAGGGCGAATTCATGCCGAGCTTGGTGCCAAAGTCTAGTCTTGCACGCCGTATGTAGCGATTGTTGACcctaaaaaagcaaaaacaaacacagagagACCAATTATTTCCCTTTCGCAACTCGTCCAGACTGTGCCACTCACTTGATTTCCTCCCACTTGAAGAACTCGCTCGCGGCAAAGGTGACGAGCACGGTCAGCACGATGCCGAGCACGATCGGCCAGACGCGCTCCATCTCGCGCCACAGATGGTCGTCGGTGCAGAGCTGCAGCACGGCCAGCCCGagatgcaccagcagcagcagggcgaCGACCGACACCCAGCAGAGGTTGGTGAGCGGGCTGCGCTTGAAGCAGTTGTAGTCGCGGTGCACGAACGACGCCGAGATGGTGACGAAGTGCAGCACGATGCCGAGCAGTATGAAGGAGCGGGCGACGTGCAGGTCGCCCGCCAGCGCCCGCTCCGTCTCGGCCGCGTCCCGCTGCACCACGGCCCGGGTCGTGCCGGCGGACGGGGCGTCCGCGAGTGATCcagcgccaccgccaccgccaccgccggcaAACAGCTCGATCGGGTGGGACAGAAAGGTGCAGTAGGcgagcaccagcaccaggatGGCGAGCGCAAACTTGATGCCGTAGCACCACAGCACAAACAGCACCAGGCGGGAGCTGAGCGTCTTCTGCTTCTTGCCCGTCGCCCGCTTCATCAGCGCCGGATCGGGCTCGACGCGCAGCAGCGTGAGGGCGACGAGCGGCACCACGATGCACATCAGGTAGAGCGCGTGCAGCGGCACGACCATCGGCGGCAGGGACAGGATCGCGGTGACCGTGTTCATGATGGCGAGCGACGCGCCACAGCACGCCCAGTACTGCACGCAGCTCCACAGGCCGGCCATGAAGCGGCGCGACAGCTCGATCACCGCCACGATCGAGATCGGATCGTCCCGGCAGGTcgcgatcgagcaggagatcGAGTTGAGGATGCGGCTGAGGTAGACCGGCGAGATGGTGTTGCACCGATCGGGCAGCGGCCCCTCCCAACGCTCTTTCTGTTGCTGGTTTTCGTCGCTAGCACCACCAGCATCGGGCCGCAACCGGGCCCGGTTGTTGTAGATGTTCGACTCGCTGTACGCCGGGTACTCCTGGCAGACCTGCGGGTAGAGCGGCTCGATCGCGATCGAGCAGTCGCCCTGCAGGAAGATCTCCGAGTTGGAGTTGGAGGCGGACGAGCCGAGGCACACCACGATCTCGCCGTACTGCTGCATGATGTTGAGCATCTCGCGCGTCGCCTCCGCCGAGCAGTCGGTGAAGAGCGacaccagcagcggcacgtTGTCCACGTGCTCGAGGTGCGGCCGGATGTTCTCGATGCCGCGCGGCAGCTTCGCCCGGTTCGACATGTCGAAGTTGATCGGCGCACTCTGCTCGGTGCTGTCGGTGAGGCAGCTGAGCGACCGGCAGTGGCCGCCGACGCTCACCGCCTTCCCGTGCTTCGGGTCCTGGTCctcgccgccaccgccggacGACGAACGCTCGCTCGGGGCGGGCGAGGTGCGGCCCGGGGCGCCCTGTCCCGGCTCCAGCAAGCTGTTCGTGTCCGGATTGGAGATGGCACACGGGGCCGACGAGCTGAGCGCCCTGGACGACTCGAGCGACAGCGGCACGTCGAGCAGCCGGACCCGCTCGGGCCCCCCCTCGAACGGTTCGACTCCCGTGCCGGACTCGCCGCACTCGCCCCGCGCCGGCGAGGACGACCGGCTGTCCCCGTCGCTCAGCAGCGAGATGTGACAGTTCCACCCACTCTCCAGCCCCATCTTCTCGGAGAACACGCGCGACCGCAGCTCGTTCTCCTTGCTGAAGTGCACGAAGCGGATGCAGGCCCGCTCGAGCCGCTCGATCAGCTGCACGATGTCGGTCTGCGCCTGGTACTGCATCGTCACCATGCCGATGAACACCTGGTGGCACTGCATCCGGTAGCACCCGTCCACGTCCGAGATGTCGTCGTCCCGGCTGTCGTTGAACAGCAGCGAGTCGGTCGAGATGGAATGGTGCGCGAGCGGGGCCACGCTGCCGCCCCGCGGCCCGGCCGTCCCAGCGATGgtgctaccaccaccgccacccccATCGGCACCATCATCCACGTAGCCGCCGATGAGCGACTGATGGCCGGTGGTGCCGCCGCCCCCGGTCACCACCAGGTCGCTGTAGTTTTCGCGCCGATACAGATCCCGCCGGTGCTTCGTCTCCGGCGGCAGCTCCAGATAGGCGACGCTGCCGCCCGCCTTCGGACCCCCGGACAGCGCCCCGCTGATGCCGTGGCGCAGGGGCCGGTACGCAAACGCGGTACAGTAGGCGGTCAGGGCGGACCGCTGGTAAAAGTCCTGCGCCCGCTTGCGCTCCTTCTCGGTCAGCGGCTGCAGATCGTGCCCGTCCCAGTAGTCGTCGCAGCAGTCCAGCACGATGTCCGCCGTGCCCTGGGtcagcagctgcagcgagcCGTTGTTGATTTCGCGCATCACCACCGACAGCGAGTGCGGGAACGGCACCTTCACCTTCGTCGCGAGCTGCAGCGACCGGGCGAACCGTATGTCGCGCCGCACCACGTCCGGTTGCTGGAAAGGGGGGGTTAAAAAATAGGGAGAAAGTGAGCAAattgttcgttttttgtttggtcgccattttgcaaaacatgtCACACGCACCAGATGCCGGTAGCTGGAGATTTGACCCTCGAGCTGGAAGATGTCCCGGGCCTGGGGCGAAAATCCGATCTGCTTTGCCAGCTCGCACAGACAGCGCCTGCAAGGAGAGAGGGATGGGAAGCGTTTGCCGAACGACAGGGTATGCCgtaaaacagcacacacacacacacaaacacacacacaatcgaaaAAAGTAAGTATAGTTGTACTGGAATgcaaggcacacacacacgcgcacgcagacacacacaaaaggttttttttggttatgaAATGAGGattgattgttgtttttgattgttttttttttgtcccttCATTGTAGAGTTTCTCGCCTCAATCACAGAgtttttgaaggaaaaaaattgtACAAATAGTTATGCATTGAGCATTGAGCAAAGGgagagaaaccctgtaatgaatGGAATTCGGGGTTTTTGATCAATTGCTTCCTAATTTGTGTTGTATGCTCCCAATCTGCCAATAATAAAGACCTCTAACACactcaatcacacacacacacacacacacacacacacacacacatcaagaTCGCAAAATGTCCAACATCGTGCAGAGCGTAACAGCGATTGATACAGTGAGAAACATTTGTTTAGGAAACGTTAAACTCCCATTCATTATTTTGTTATCGTGctccacaacacacatacacacatgtacatatatatttatacTACAGTTACGTTTTATCTATGTGAAGCAAAACGACCAACGAgaacaacaaatacaaataaaacacataattaCATTAAAGTTACAGCAGCCAGCACGGAACGGAAATCGAACCAAAAAACGCATCTACGTCACGCATTTCCATTCGCTCTATCTACACTGCGTTTCATAATGATAAACTTGCCTAAATGTTatccttttttaaacaattgttgagtatagaaaaatattgtaaaaaaatcactttttcTATTGCATTTGAACAGTACATTGGCTAAAAAGCatttataaaaatgtataaaatattctctgCAATATAAAATAACATGAAATGTACGTGTTTCAAAAACCTCACCAGgtaattttaatgtaattgaCAGTACAATTAAGGTAGAGCTGCACCACCATGtagcaaattaaatttaagCTTATTTGACTTCaattcaatatgtttttttaaattacaaacaGGATCGTACAGGATTAATTTTCCAATCGATTtacgaatgtaaacattgtt
The Anopheles arabiensis isolate DONGOLA chromosome X, AaraD3, whole genome shotgun sequence DNA segment above includes these coding regions:
- the LOC120905871 gene encoding transmembrane protein 94 isoform X2; the encoded protein is MVAGSCEPAANEQPGLGTAEALQRLHDDIESMLRGYEERYRRQHWAEKVRSSLVGSSTSPLGWFPVLASLLCALSLTVTGYYWSAGLLLVLLLLTIALVVRENNLRRTEIYRKLRTVLHEIRLGVRLCPDWTVDNYPHLCSPLSPCVTLQWTYRDGRIVNLPWALLVRGDHIVMRPGQVSPGTCREVGGRGRRFKCGETYGLQQPTEPPVKPIARSPLPDLVCAVEATPYLDILRKSLDCFLDRPKTIINQQRELLVSRCLQRWGFGLILFLTVSIGILRNVGLYLQGKLPTNWMNVFLLNPTAAVLPLLPLVFPLLWVAINLWGVARLETLLSIPQAVMRAQAQKSFAEDLDTPTCDLDHVKLPRRTVFFYWWQLLKGRSELLGRSASVVQVLGTITALCCVDKKGILSWPNPTAEKVFFLRNAREGDHNTDQSEQSSLNSQCCQEHYHPLSHIIELSSQKEPLGAIAEVLDLTHDQHSPFKLEFDDHDFKNHLTSLKPLGIAILVNTCCPLTQAHYAKFCGHVTAAAMLDKDLVPVTNRRCLCELAKQIGFSPQARDIFQLEGQISSYRHLQPDVVRRDIRFARSLQLATKVKVPFPHSLSVVMREINNGSLQLLTQGTADIVLDCCDDYWDGHDLQPLTEKERKRAQDFYQRSALTAYCTAFAYRPLRHGISGALSGGPKAGGSVAYLELPPETKHRRDLYRRENYSDLVVTGGGGTTGHQSLIGGYVDDGADGGGGGGSTIAGTAGPRGGSVAPLAHHSISTDSLLFNDSRDDDISDVDGCYRMQCHQVFIGMVTMQYQAQTDIVQLIERLERACIRFVHFSKENELRSRVFSEKMGLESGWNCHISLLSDGDSRSSSPARGECGESGTGVEPFEGGPERVRLLDVPLSLESSRALSSSAPCAISNPDTNSLLEPGQGAPGRTSPAPSERSSSGGGGEDQDPKHGKAVSVGGHCRSLSCLTDSTEQSAPINFDMSNRAKLPRGIENIRPHLEHVDNVPLLVSLFTDCSAEATREMLNIMQQYGEIVVCLGSSASNSNSEIFLQGDCSIAIEPLYPQVCQEYPAYSESNIYNNRARLRPDAGGASDENQQQKERWEGPLPDRCNTISPVYLSRILNSISCSIATCRDDPISIVAVIELSRRFMAGLWSCVQYWACCGASLAIMNTVTAILSLPPMVVPLHALYLMCIVVPLVALTLLRVEPDPALMKRATGKKQKTLSSRLVLFVLWCYGIKFALAILVLVLAYCTFLSHPIELFAGGGGGGGAGSLADAPSAGTTRAVVQRDAAETERALAGDLHVARSFILLGIVLHFVTISASFVHRDYNCFKRSPLTNLCWVSVVALLLLVHLGLAVLQLCTDDHLWREMERVWPIVLGIVLTVLVTFAASEFFKWEEIKVNNRYIRRARLDFGTKLGMNSPF
- the LOC120905871 gene encoding transmembrane protein 94 isoform X1, translated to MVAGSCEPAANEQPGLGTAEALQRLHDDIESMLRGYEERYRRQHWAEKVRSSLVGSSTSPLGWFPVLASLLCALSLTVTGYYWSAGLLLVLLLLTIALVVRENNLRRTEIYRKLRTVLHEIRLGVRLCPDWTVDNYPHLCSPLSPCVTLQWTYRDGRIVNLPWALLVRGDHIVMRPGQVSPGTCREVGGRGRRFKCGETYGLQQPTEPPVKPIARSPLPDLVCAVEATPYLDILRKSLDCFLDRPKTIINQQRELLVSRCLQRWGFGLILFLTVSIGILRNVGLYLQGKLPTNWMNVFLLNPTAAVLPLLPLVFPLLWVAINLWGVARLETLLSIPQAVMRAQAQKSFAEDLDTPTCDLDHVKLPRRTVFFYWWQLLKGRSELLGRSASVVQVLGTITALCCVDKKGILSWPNPTAEKVFFLRNAREGDHNTDQSEQSSLNSQCCQEHYHPLSHIIELSSQKEPLGAIAEVLDLTHDQHSPFKLEFDDHDFKNHLTSLKPLGIAILVNTCCPLTQAHYAKFCGHVTAAAMLDKDLVPVTNRYAIVESSLNCFMHGRCLCELAKQIGFSPQARDIFQLEGQISSYRHLQPDVVRRDIRFARSLQLATKVKVPFPHSLSVVMREINNGSLQLLTQGTADIVLDCCDDYWDGHDLQPLTEKERKRAQDFYQRSALTAYCTAFAYRPLRHGISGALSGGPKAGGSVAYLELPPETKHRRDLYRRENYSDLVVTGGGGTTGHQSLIGGYVDDGADGGGGGGSTIAGTAGPRGGSVAPLAHHSISTDSLLFNDSRDDDISDVDGCYRMQCHQVFIGMVTMQYQAQTDIVQLIERLERACIRFVHFSKENELRSRVFSEKMGLESGWNCHISLLSDGDSRSSSPARGECGESGTGVEPFEGGPERVRLLDVPLSLESSRALSSSAPCAISNPDTNSLLEPGQGAPGRTSPAPSERSSSGGGGEDQDPKHGKAVSVGGHCRSLSCLTDSTEQSAPINFDMSNRAKLPRGIENIRPHLEHVDNVPLLVSLFTDCSAEATREMLNIMQQYGEIVVCLGSSASNSNSEIFLQGDCSIAIEPLYPQVCQEYPAYSESNIYNNRARLRPDAGGASDENQQQKERWEGPLPDRCNTISPVYLSRILNSISCSIATCRDDPISIVAVIELSRRFMAGLWSCVQYWACCGASLAIMNTVTAILSLPPMVVPLHALYLMCIVVPLVALTLLRVEPDPALMKRATGKKQKTLSSRLVLFVLWCYGIKFALAILVLVLAYCTFLSHPIELFAGGGGGGGAGSLADAPSAGTTRAVVQRDAAETERALAGDLHVARSFILLGIVLHFVTISASFVHRDYNCFKRSPLTNLCWVSVVALLLLVHLGLAVLQLCTDDHLWREMERVWPIVLGIVLTVLVTFAASEFFKWEEIKVNNRYIRRARLDFGTKLGMNSPF
- the LOC120905871 gene encoding transmembrane protein 94 isoform X3, coding for MVAGSCEPAANEQPGLGTAEALQRLHDDIESMLRGYEERYRRQHWAEKVRSSLVGSSTSPLGWFPVLASLLCALSLTVTGYYWSAGLLLVLLLLTIALVVRENNLRRTEIYRKLRTVLHEIRLGVRLCPDWTVDNYPHLCSPLSPCVTLQWTYRDGRIVNLPWALLVRGDHIVMRPGQVSPGTCREVGGRGRRFKCGETYGLQQPTEPPVKPIARSPLPDLVCAVEATPYLDILRKSLDCFLDRPKTIINQQRELLVSRCLQRWGFGLILFLTVSIGILRNVGLYLQGKLPTNWMNVFLLNPTAAVLPLLPLVFPLLWVAINLWGVARLETLLSIPQAVMRAQAQKSFAEDLDTPTCDLDHVKLPRRTVFFYWWQLLKGRSELLGRSASVVQVLGTITALCCVDKKGILSWPNPTAEKVFFLRNAREGDHNTDQSEQSSLNSQSSQKEPLGAIAEVLDLTHDQHSPFKLEFDDHDFKNHLTSLKPLGIAILVNTCCPLTQAHYAKFCGHVTAAAMLDKDLVPVTNRYAIVESSLNCFMHGRCLCELAKQIGFSPQARDIFQLEGQISSYRHLQPDVVRRDIRFARSLQLATKVKVPFPHSLSVVMREINNGSLQLLTQGTADIVLDCCDDYWDGHDLQPLTEKERKRAQDFYQRSALTAYCTAFAYRPLRHGISGALSGGPKAGGSVAYLELPPETKHRRDLYRRENYSDLVVTGGGGTTGHQSLIGGYVDDGADGGGGGGSTIAGTAGPRGGSVAPLAHHSISTDSLLFNDSRDDDISDVDGCYRMQCHQVFIGMVTMQYQAQTDIVQLIERLERACIRFVHFSKENELRSRVFSEKMGLESGWNCHISLLSDGDSRSSSPARGECGESGTGVEPFEGGPERVRLLDVPLSLESSRALSSSAPCAISNPDTNSLLEPGQGAPGRTSPAPSERSSSGGGGEDQDPKHGKAVSVGGHCRSLSCLTDSTEQSAPINFDMSNRAKLPRGIENIRPHLEHVDNVPLLVSLFTDCSAEATREMLNIMQQYGEIVVCLGSSASNSNSEIFLQGDCSIAIEPLYPQVCQEYPAYSESNIYNNRARLRPDAGGASDENQQQKERWEGPLPDRCNTISPVYLSRILNSISCSIATCRDDPISIVAVIELSRRFMAGLWSCVQYWACCGASLAIMNTVTAILSLPPMVVPLHALYLMCIVVPLVALTLLRVEPDPALMKRATGKKQKTLSSRLVLFVLWCYGIKFALAILVLVLAYCTFLSHPIELFAGGGGGGGAGSLADAPSAGTTRAVVQRDAAETERALAGDLHVARSFILLGIVLHFVTISASFVHRDYNCFKRSPLTNLCWVSVVALLLLVHLGLAVLQLCTDDHLWREMERVWPIVLGIVLTVLVTFAASEFFKWEEIKVNNRYIRRARLDFGTKLGMNSPF